The proteins below are encoded in one region of Microbacterium pygmaeum:
- a CDS encoding OsmC family protein has product MIGEHTYRLHASWTGDRGTGTSGYRDYDRAVTIRIDGKPDLHASSDKPFRGDPTRWNPEDLLLAALSECHLLSYLHACVQAGVVVTSYDDDATGVMVEDGRGGGAFREVVLHPVVTVAETSMLEAAAAAHAQAHEWCFIANSVNFPVRHEPTISVARAAAPA; this is encoded by the coding sequence ATGATCGGCGAGCACACCTACCGGCTGCACGCCTCCTGGACCGGGGACCGCGGCACCGGGACGAGCGGCTACCGTGATTACGACCGGGCGGTCACGATCCGGATCGACGGCAAACCCGACCTTCACGCATCGTCCGACAAGCCGTTCCGAGGCGATCCGACGCGCTGGAACCCCGAGGATCTCCTCCTGGCCGCGCTCAGCGAATGCCACCTGCTGTCGTATCTGCATGCCTGCGTGCAGGCGGGCGTGGTGGTGACCTCCTACGACGACGACGCGACGGGGGTGATGGTCGAAGACGGGCGGGGCGGCGGAGCCTTCCGCGAGGTCGTGCTGCACCCGGTGGTGACCGTGGCCGAGACCTCGATGCTCGAGGCAGCAGCCGCAGCCCACGCGCAGGCCCACGAGTGGTGCTTCATCGCGAACTCGGTCAACTTCCCGGTGCGCCACGAGCCGACGATCAGCGTCGCTCGTGCGGCAGCACCTGCCTGA
- a CDS encoding DUF1775 domain-containing protein → MTTTETTPARRARRTGTVSAGLALAAGLVLAAPLAASAHVTVSPDEASAGDSAVLTFAFSHGCEQSPTSSLTIDVPDGVASIAPQIEPGWSIQRLGGNEGIPDQIVFTADAPVESGLRATVTIQVNFSEDVAGDTVAFPVVQTCVDGKTEWTQIAEEGEDPHDLDAPAPTVLVAASTMGDHRGGAPAAHDESADDTAGQAATVDASAADPTPIVLGAAGLALGVAALAVAIIALRRTRSRMLPRN, encoded by the coding sequence ATGACCACCACTGAAACAACCCCTGCCCGCCGCGCGAGGCGCACCGGCACCGTCAGCGCCGGCCTCGCCCTGGCCGCCGGCCTCGTGCTGGCCGCGCCCCTGGCCGCCTCCGCCCATGTGACCGTCAGCCCCGACGAGGCGTCCGCGGGCGACTCCGCGGTCCTCACGTTCGCCTTCAGCCACGGCTGTGAACAGTCGCCGACGAGCTCGCTCACCATCGACGTGCCCGACGGCGTCGCCTCGATCGCGCCGCAGATCGAGCCCGGGTGGTCGATCCAACGCCTGGGAGGCAATGAGGGGATCCCTGATCAGATCGTCTTCACCGCCGACGCTCCCGTCGAATCCGGCCTGCGGGCGACCGTCACCATCCAGGTGAACTTCAGCGAGGACGTCGCAGGCGACACGGTCGCGTTCCCGGTCGTCCAGACGTGCGTGGACGGGAAGACGGAATGGACGCAGATCGCCGAGGAGGGTGAGGATCCGCACGATCTGGATGCCCCTGCGCCGACCGTCCTCGTCGCCGCCTCGACGATGGGGGACCATCGCGGCGGGGCGCCGGCCGCTCACGACGAGTCCGCGGATGACACCGCCGGCCAGGCGGCGACCGTCGACGCATCCGCCGCCGATCCGACCCCGATCGTCCTGGGCGCGGCCGGGCTCGCGCTCGGCGTCGCCGCGCTCGCTGTCGCGATCATCGCGCTGCGCCGCACACGGTCCCGGATGCTCCCCCGGAACTGA
- the dxr gene encoding 1-deoxy-D-xylulose-5-phosphate reductoisomerase — MRRVVILGSTGSIGTQALEVIRANPRRFDVVGLAAGTDRATLAEQAAAFQVEHTALGAIEAEHLVRDVEADVVLNGITGSVGLGPTLAALECGRTLALANKESLIVGGDLVTAIARPGQIVPVDSEHSAIAQALRAGERTEVRRLVLTASGGPFRGRSRASLAEVTPAEALAHPTWDMGRVVTTNSATLVNKGLEVIEAHLLFDVAYADIDVVVHPQSVVHSMVEFVDGSTIAQASPPDMRLPISLGLDWPNRVGGVGTPLDWTVAASWTFEPLDDDAFPAMRLAKRVGRAGGTYPAVFNAANEQAVDAFHDGRLPFTGIVDLIERVVDAHEPPQALTRESLAETEGWARDAADRAIAQV, encoded by the coding sequence ATGCGGCGCGTGGTGATTCTGGGCTCGACCGGTTCGATCGGCACGCAGGCGCTGGAGGTCATCCGCGCCAACCCCCGCCGGTTCGACGTCGTCGGTCTCGCCGCTGGGACCGACCGCGCGACGCTCGCCGAGCAGGCCGCGGCGTTCCAGGTCGAGCACACCGCGCTCGGTGCCATCGAGGCCGAACACCTCGTCCGCGATGTCGAGGCCGACGTCGTCCTGAACGGCATCACCGGATCCGTCGGTCTCGGGCCGACGCTTGCCGCCCTGGAGTGCGGACGAACCCTCGCGCTCGCCAACAAGGAATCGCTCATCGTCGGAGGCGACCTCGTCACCGCGATCGCACGGCCCGGTCAGATCGTGCCGGTCGACTCCGAGCATTCGGCCATCGCCCAGGCGCTGCGCGCGGGTGAGCGCACCGAGGTGCGGCGGCTGGTGCTCACCGCGTCCGGCGGGCCGTTCCGGGGGCGCTCCCGTGCATCGCTGGCCGAGGTCACCCCAGCCGAGGCGCTGGCTCACCCGACGTGGGACATGGGCCGTGTCGTCACCACCAACTCCGCGACCCTGGTCAACAAGGGCCTCGAAGTCATCGAGGCACACCTCCTGTTCGACGTGGCCTACGCCGACATCGACGTCGTCGTGCACCCGCAGTCGGTCGTGCACTCCATGGTCGAGTTCGTCGACGGGTCGACGATCGCACAGGCATCACCGCCCGACATGCGCCTGCCCATCTCGCTCGGACTGGACTGGCCGAACCGGGTGGGAGGCGTGGGCACGCCTCTCGATTGGACGGTTGCGGCATCCTGGACCTTCGAACCACTCGATGACGACGCCTTCCCCGCAATGCGATTGGCCAAGCGCGTCGGTCGCGCCGGAGGCACCTACCCGGCGGTGTTCAACGCCGCCAACGAGCAGGCTGTGGACGCCTTCCACGACGGACGCCTGCCCTTCACCGGGATCGTCGACCTGATCGAGCGCGTCGTCGACGCGCACGAGCCGCCGCAGGCGCTGACGCGCGAGTCGCTGGCCGAGACGGAAGGCTGGGCTCGGGATGCTGCGGACCGCGCGATCGCGCAGGTCTGA
- a CDS encoding SAP domain-containing protein, whose protein sequence is MGEQETRPRPTEVADERTLRRWYWLKSELTTMARAAGLPTGGGKIELRERIAAHLAGRGRQPVQRIARKDALPAHLAGSTLLEPGQRCTQSLRLWLRGRIGPSFRFDATMRDAVAAGGITLDQLAGLWGEPRRSDAEPAEQFELNRFSRRWHADHPGGAHVDMLRAWRAHRALPRD, encoded by the coding sequence GTGGGGGAGCAGGAGACGAGACCGCGACCGACGGAGGTCGCCGATGAGCGCACGCTGCGCCGCTGGTACTGGCTGAAGTCTGAGCTCACGACGATGGCCCGTGCGGCGGGATTGCCCACCGGCGGCGGCAAGATCGAGCTGCGAGAGCGGATCGCGGCGCACCTGGCCGGGCGCGGACGTCAGCCGGTGCAGCGGATCGCCCGGAAGGACGCGCTGCCTGCCCACCTCGCCGGCAGCACCCTCCTCGAGCCGGGTCAGCGGTGCACGCAGTCCCTGCGACTCTGGCTGCGGGGTCGGATCGGTCCGTCGTTCCGATTCGATGCGACGATGCGCGATGCCGTCGCCGCGGGCGGGATCACGCTGGATCAGCTGGCGGGGCTGTGGGGTGAGCCGCGGCGCTCGGACGCCGAGCCGGCCGAGCAGTTCGAGCTCAATCGCTTCTCGCGGCGCTGGCACGCCGACCACCCGGGTGGCGCGCACGTCGACATGCTCCGCGCCTGGAGGGCGCATCGGGCGCTGCCGCGCGACTGA
- a CDS encoding lysophospholipid acyltransferase family protein, whose product MTSEERPDTPADEVIPGEPEVRRMGATYALGRFVITPLARMIYRPHIEGRAHVPTTGPVIFASNHLSFIDSIAIPVAAPRPVHFLAKSSYFDGEGFSGWMSREFFTAIGAIPVQRGAGQAALDALDQQRRLLDEGSAVALYPEGTRSLDGRLYKGRTGAAFLALQTGAPVVPVGLLGTAEVMPVGARMPSMKHRVTVKFGEPLDVSAHGPAESGRARRLATDDIMAAIHALSGQELAGTYNEVPAATPIERIRQVLPHERR is encoded by the coding sequence GTGACATCCGAGGAGCGACCCGACACGCCGGCGGACGAGGTCATCCCCGGCGAACCCGAGGTCCGCCGGATGGGCGCGACCTATGCCCTCGGGCGTTTCGTGATCACGCCACTGGCGCGGATGATCTACCGCCCGCACATCGAGGGACGCGCGCACGTGCCCACCACCGGCCCGGTGATCTTCGCGAGCAACCACCTGTCGTTCATCGACTCCATCGCCATCCCGGTAGCCGCCCCCCGGCCGGTGCATTTCCTCGCGAAGTCGAGCTACTTCGACGGCGAGGGGTTCTCCGGCTGGATGTCCCGCGAGTTCTTCACGGCGATCGGCGCCATTCCCGTCCAGCGCGGAGCTGGACAGGCTGCGCTGGATGCCCTCGATCAGCAGCGCCGGCTCCTGGACGAGGGCAGTGCGGTCGCGCTGTATCCCGAAGGCACGAGGTCGCTGGACGGCCGGCTGTACAAGGGCCGGACCGGTGCGGCATTCCTCGCCCTGCAGACCGGGGCGCCGGTCGTTCCGGTCGGACTCCTGGGCACGGCCGAAGTGATGCCGGTGGGAGCGCGGATGCCGTCGATGAAGCACCGCGTCACCGTGAAGTTCGGCGAACCGCTGGACGTGTCAGCGCACGGCCCGGCCGAGTCCGGCCGAGCACGGCGGCTCGCCACCGACGACATCATGGCGGCGATTCACGCGCTGTCCGGTCAGGAGCTGGCCGGCACGTACAACGAGGTCCCCGCCGCGACGCCGATCGAACGGATCAGGCAGGTGCTGCCGCACGAGCGACGCTGA
- the ald gene encoding alanine dehydrogenase — protein sequence MRISVPTEVKNNEYRVALTPAGVHDLVAAGHEVFVQRGAGTGSSMPDAEYEAAGAMMLADAAEVWARAELLLKVKEPIASEYPFFRDDLVLFTYLHLAADRPLTDRLVADRVTAIAYETVQLAGGGLPLLAPMSEVAGRLAPIVGASTLMRSAGGLGLLMSGVPGTRPARVTVIGGGVAGANSAVIAAGMGADVTIFDTNIQRLRFLDDHFQGRVKTAASNPLDLDRAVVDSDLVIGSVLIPGAKAPKLVTNEMVSRMRPGSVLVDIAVDQGGCFEDTHPTTHADPTFLVHGSVFYCVANMPGAVPNTSTSALTNATLPYIRQISRRGWRDALGADAALAAGLNTHGGSVINAGVATAHGLAAAPLAEALLS from the coding sequence ATGAGGATCAGCGTCCCCACGGAAGTGAAGAACAACGAGTACCGCGTGGCGTTGACCCCCGCGGGGGTGCACGATCTGGTCGCCGCCGGGCACGAGGTGTTCGTGCAGCGCGGCGCGGGCACCGGCTCGTCGATGCCCGACGCGGAGTACGAGGCGGCCGGTGCGATGATGCTCGCCGACGCGGCCGAGGTCTGGGCACGCGCCGAACTGCTGCTCAAGGTCAAGGAGCCGATCGCGAGCGAGTACCCGTTCTTCCGTGACGATCTCGTCCTGTTCACCTACCTGCACCTGGCCGCCGACCGGCCGCTCACCGATCGCCTCGTCGCCGATCGCGTGACCGCGATCGCGTACGAGACCGTGCAGCTCGCCGGTGGCGGACTGCCACTGCTCGCTCCGATGAGCGAGGTCGCCGGGCGCCTGGCGCCGATCGTCGGAGCATCGACGCTGATGCGCTCCGCCGGCGGCCTGGGCCTCCTGATGTCAGGGGTCCCCGGGACGCGGCCCGCGCGCGTGACGGTGATCGGCGGGGGGGTCGCCGGAGCAAACTCGGCCGTGATCGCCGCGGGCATGGGCGCGGACGTCACGATCTTCGACACGAACATCCAGCGACTGCGTTTCCTCGACGACCACTTCCAGGGACGCGTCAAGACCGCGGCATCCAATCCCCTCGACCTCGATCGCGCGGTGGTGGACTCCGACCTCGTCATCGGCTCGGTGCTGATCCCGGGCGCCAAGGCCCCGAAGCTCGTCACGAACGAGATGGTGTCACGGATGCGCCCCGGCAGCGTGCTCGTGGACATCGCCGTCGATCAGGGCGGGTGCTTCGAGGACACGCACCCGACCACACACGCCGATCCGACGTTCCTCGTGCACGGCAGCGTCTTCTACTGCGTCGCGAACATGCCCGGCGCCGTTCCGAACACCTCCACGTCGGCGCTCACCAACGCGACACTCCCCTACATCCGCCAGATCTCCCGCCGCGGCTGGCGGGATGCGCTCGGAGCGGATGCCGCGCTGGCGGCGGGTCTGAACACCCATGGCGGATCGGTGATCAACGCCGGCGTCGCCACCGCGCACGGCCTGGCGGCCGCGCCGCTCGCGGAGGCTCTTCTCAGCTGA
- a CDS encoding APC family permease, protein MATTPIDLARPDGKGLAAGTLGLWGSTVIGLASTAPVYSLVATLGFVVLAVGAQAPIAFVIAFIPMLFIAFAYRELNTAVPDCGTTFTWGTKAFGPWVGWLGGWGVAVAGMVVLANLAQIAGIYFWALIDGIIRSSEDALLSDNVPLVTATGVFFIALMTWVSWRGVEIGERIQNILLGIQYLALAIFVVAALWQFFAGTAPNPTPFDWSWFNPLAFTDWGGFTQAILLALFIYWGWDTCLALNEETRGPKRIPGRAALLTTVILLVTYVGVTVAAMMYAGLGDTGTGLGNEANADDFFLAIKDGLLGPIGWVLVVSVMISAISSTQTTILPTARGTLAMAAYKALPRRFATVHPRYKTPSFSTLVMGIVASVYYVGMTLISDNILQDSILSLGLAIAFYYGITGYACVWYFRKELFNSTRNFFYRFLLPLLGALMLTYAFVQSAIDMYDVDYGYTVLLGIGGTFVLGIGSLAFGVLLMFLWFFFPRAKPFFRGESLNRDTEVLVPDEPAEYSRSIDGGLS, encoded by the coding sequence GTGGCAACCACTCCGATAGACCTTGCCCGACCCGACGGAAAAGGTCTCGCAGCCGGCACGCTCGGTCTGTGGGGCTCGACGGTGATCGGCCTCGCCTCCACCGCACCGGTGTATTCGCTCGTCGCGACCCTCGGGTTCGTCGTGCTGGCCGTGGGGGCCCAGGCGCCGATCGCATTCGTCATCGCGTTCATCCCGATGCTGTTCATCGCGTTCGCCTACCGCGAGCTGAACACCGCGGTGCCCGACTGCGGCACGACGTTCACGTGGGGGACCAAGGCCTTCGGCCCCTGGGTCGGCTGGTTGGGTGGCTGGGGTGTCGCCGTGGCCGGCATGGTGGTTCTCGCCAACCTCGCCCAGATCGCAGGCATCTACTTCTGGGCGCTGATCGACGGCATCATCAGGTCCTCGGAAGACGCACTGCTCTCGGACAACGTCCCCCTCGTGACGGCCACGGGCGTGTTCTTCATCGCCCTGATGACCTGGGTCAGCTGGCGCGGGGTGGAGATCGGCGAGCGGATCCAGAACATCCTGCTCGGCATCCAGTACCTCGCACTGGCCATCTTCGTGGTGGCCGCGCTCTGGCAGTTCTTCGCCGGGACCGCGCCGAACCCGACCCCGTTCGACTGGTCGTGGTTCAACCCGCTGGCCTTCACCGATTGGGGTGGCTTCACCCAGGCGATCCTGCTCGCCCTGTTCATCTACTGGGGCTGGGACACGTGCCTCGCCTTGAACGAGGAGACGCGCGGCCCGAAGCGCATCCCTGGACGCGCAGCACTGCTGACCACGGTCATCCTGCTGGTCACCTACGTCGGCGTCACCGTTGCGGCGATGATGTACGCCGGCCTCGGCGACACCGGCACCGGGCTGGGCAACGAGGCCAACGCCGACGACTTCTTCCTCGCCATCAAAGACGGGCTCCTCGGCCCGATCGGCTGGGTGCTGGTCGTCTCGGTGATGATCTCGGCCATCTCCTCCACGCAGACCACCATCCTCCCGACGGCACGCGGAACCCTCGCGATGGCCGCATACAAGGCGCTTCCCCGGCGCTTCGCCACCGTCCACCCGCGCTACAAGACGCCGTCGTTCTCCACTCTCGTCATGGGGATAGTCGCCTCGGTGTACTACGTCGGCATGACGCTCATCAGCGACAACATCCTGCAAGACTCGATCCTCTCGCTGGGGCTCGCCATCGCGTTCTACTACGGCATCACCGGCTACGCGTGCGTCTGGTATTTCCGTAAGGAACTGTTCAACTCGACGCGCAACTTCTTCTACCGGTTCCTGCTCCCGCTGCTGGGCGCTCTGATGCTCACGTACGCGTTCGTGCAGTCGGCGATCGACATGTACGACGTCGACTACGGCTACACGGTGCTGCTGGGCATCGGCGGAACATTCGTGCTGGGCATCGGATCGCTCGCGTTCGGCGTGCTGCTGATGTTCCTGTGGTTCTTCTTCCCACGGGCGAAGCCATTCTTCCGCGGCGAGAGCCTCAACCGCGACACCGAGGTCCTCGTGCCGGATGAGCCTGCCGAGTACAGCCGCTCGATCGACGGCGGGCTCAGCTGA
- a CDS encoding Mur ligase family protein, with the protein MAIDPSPNLPPVLRPDSPPAHSLEALAARFARETRGQLTGTELTGITLATADLLPGDVFVAVQGVNRHGAEFAATAAEKGAVAVVTDAAGADVAESTGLPVLVVDDPRGILGELSAWVYSTGRDDSLPILFGTTGTNGKTSVSHLLEGILGQLGAVTGLSSTAERHIAGHTIVSRLTTPEAYEMHALLALMRERGVEAVAVEVSAQALSRRRVDGIVFDVAGFTNLSHDHLDDYADMREYFEAKLPLFRPDRARRAVICLDSSFAPEVVQRCEVPSVTIGTPAIAADPASAGQADWIVEILDERPGGTEFRLIARDGRSLTTVVPVIGRHMAANAGLAIVMILEGGYAWDALVAALDGGRIDAYLPGRTQLVSGDRGPAVYVDFGHSPDAFEKTLAAIRRVTPGRVLMLFGADGDRDATKRHDMGRTAVEGSDILVVTDHHPRFEDIASIRATLIEGARRARPDAEIHEYSPPERAIVEAVALVGDGDAILWAGPGHQDYRDIRGVRTPYSARELARRALRDAGWPVPEPHWPVPYPD; encoded by the coding sequence ATGGCGATCGACCCCTCACCCAACCTGCCCCCCGTGCTGCGACCGGACTCACCGCCGGCGCACTCACTGGAGGCGCTCGCGGCGCGGTTCGCGCGGGAGACCCGCGGACAGCTGACCGGAACCGAGCTCACCGGGATCACGCTGGCCACAGCCGATCTGCTCCCGGGCGACGTGTTCGTCGCCGTCCAGGGCGTGAACCGGCACGGCGCGGAATTCGCCGCGACCGCGGCGGAGAAAGGTGCGGTCGCGGTGGTCACCGATGCCGCCGGCGCCGATGTCGCCGAATCGACCGGACTGCCGGTGCTCGTCGTCGATGACCCGCGCGGCATCCTCGGCGAGCTCTCGGCGTGGGTCTACAGCACCGGCCGCGACGATTCCCTGCCGATCCTGTTCGGCACCACCGGCACGAACGGCAAGACCAGCGTCTCCCACCTGCTGGAAGGGATCCTCGGTCAGCTCGGCGCGGTCACCGGTCTGTCCTCGACTGCGGAGCGCCACATCGCGGGGCACACCATCGTGTCGCGCCTCACCACGCCCGAGGCGTACGAGATGCACGCGCTGCTCGCACTCATGCGGGAACGGGGCGTCGAGGCCGTTGCTGTGGAGGTGAGCGCGCAGGCGCTCAGCCGGCGGCGCGTGGACGGCATCGTGTTCGATGTCGCCGGCTTCACGAACCTCTCCCACGACCACCTCGACGACTACGCCGACATGCGCGAGTACTTCGAGGCGAAGCTGCCGCTGTTCAGACCCGACCGGGCGCGCCGTGCGGTCATCTGCCTCGACTCGTCCTTCGCCCCGGAGGTCGTGCAGCGCTGCGAAGTGCCCTCCGTGACCATCGGAACGCCCGCCATCGCGGCGGATCCGGCGAGTGCGGGCCAGGCGGACTGGATCGTGGAGATCCTCGACGAGCGGCCTGGAGGCACCGAATTCCGCCTCATCGCGCGCGACGGACGATCGCTCACGACGGTGGTTCCGGTGATCGGGCGTCACATGGCGGCGAACGCCGGCCTTGCGATCGTGATGATCCTCGAGGGCGGATACGCGTGGGACGCACTGGTCGCCGCGCTGGACGGCGGCCGCATCGATGCCTACCTGCCCGGCCGGACACAGCTGGTCTCCGGCGACCGTGGCCCCGCCGTGTACGTAGATTTCGGTCACTCCCCCGATGCATTCGAGAAGACGCTCGCTGCGATCCGCCGTGTGACACCGGGCCGGGTGCTGATGCTGTTCGGCGCCGACGGCGACCGCGACGCGACGAAGCGACACGACATGGGCCGCACCGCCGTCGAGGGCAGCGACATCCTGGTCGTCACCGATCATCATCCTCGTTTCGAGGACATCGCCTCCATCCGCGCCACGCTCATCGAGGGAGCCCGCAGAGCACGTCCGGACGCGGAGATCCACGAGTACTCGCCGCCGGAACGGGCGATCGTGGAGGCGGTCGCGCTTGTCGGAGACGGCGACGCGATCCTCTGGGCGGGGCCGGGTCATCAGGACTATCGCGACATCCGTGGCGTACGCACGCCGTACTCCGCGCGCGAACTGGCCCGGCGCGCGCTCCGTGACGCCGGCTGGCCCGTGCCCGAGCCGCACTGGCCAGTGCCCTATCCGGACTAA
- a CDS encoding FKBP-type peptidyl-prolyl cis-trans isomerase translates to MRIRPIAVLSAAAVSAVLLAGCSGGAAPDASPTSTTPVVDLCSAAAPSGAASDAVTVEGEFGTESTATFTTPLEIPELQTTVITEGSGDPVEAGQLVTYALTAFSADTGEKLGSLGYGDNPVLPAQISPDNPIGQVLGCATPGTRVVATFPPSDPNAGEVYIFDLIDVVPDAAWGEPQEPVDGMPAVTLADDGAPTIELPGGDAPTAVQLETLKKGDGPTVAAGDTVLVQYTGVKWSDGSVFDSSWEKGTPASFQTTGVVDGFRQALEGQTVGSQVVVVIPPEFGYGEGEINDADLKGETLVFVVDILGVQHAAVQ, encoded by the coding sequence GTGCGCATTCGCCCGATCGCCGTCCTGTCCGCCGCTGCCGTGTCGGCGGTCCTTCTCGCGGGCTGCTCCGGCGGCGCCGCCCCGGACGCCTCTCCGACCTCGACCACTCCCGTCGTCGACCTGTGCAGCGCGGCAGCCCCGAGCGGAGCCGCCTCGGACGCGGTCACGGTCGAAGGGGAGTTCGGCACGGAGTCCACCGCGACCTTCACCACGCCGCTGGAGATTCCCGAACTGCAGACGACCGTCATCACCGAGGGCAGCGGGGATCCGGTCGAGGCCGGCCAGCTGGTCACCTACGCGCTGACCGCGTTCAGCGCCGACACCGGCGAGAAGCTCGGGTCGCTCGGCTACGGTGACAACCCCGTGCTGCCGGCCCAGATCTCGCCCGACAACCCCATCGGACAGGTGCTCGGCTGCGCGACACCCGGCACCCGCGTCGTGGCGACCTTCCCGCCGAGCGATCCGAACGCCGGCGAGGTGTACATCTTCGATCTCATCGACGTCGTGCCCGACGCCGCCTGGGGCGAGCCGCAGGAGCCGGTGGACGGCATGCCGGCCGTGACCCTCGCCGACGACGGCGCCCCGACCATCGAGCTGCCGGGCGGCGACGCGCCGACCGCGGTCCAGCTGGAGACCCTGAAGAAGGGCGACGGCCCGACGGTCGCCGCCGGCGACACCGTGCTCGTCCAGTACACGGGCGTGAAGTGGTCCGACGGCAGTGTCTTCGACTCCAGCTGGGAGAAGGGCACGCCCGCGTCGTTCCAGACCACCGGCGTCGTCGACGGTTTCCGTCAGGCGCTGGAGGGCCAGACCGTCGGCTCGCAGGTCGTCGTGGTGATCCCCCCCGAGTTCGGGTACGGCGAGGGTGAGATCAACGACGCCGATCTGAAGGGCGAGACCCTCGTCTTCGTCGTGGACATCCTCGGCGTCCAGCACGCAGCCGTTCAGTAG
- the arfB gene encoding alternative ribosome rescue aminoacyl-tRNA hydrolase ArfB, which yields MAAPHRPGLRVAPGIIIPEAELSWRFSRSSGPGGQGVNTADSRVELLWDAAGSNILSPSQRERLLDRLRGRLVDGVIVIAASEHRSQLRNRDAARARLAAIVADALRPPAPVRRPTAPSRGAKKRRLEAKRRRTDLKQLRRPPTD from the coding sequence ATGGCCGCTCCGCACCGCCCGGGTCTCCGGGTCGCGCCGGGGATCATCATCCCCGAGGCGGAGCTGTCCTGGCGGTTCTCACGATCGTCCGGTCCGGGCGGCCAGGGGGTCAACACCGCCGACTCCCGAGTGGAACTGCTGTGGGATGCCGCGGGCTCGAACATCCTCTCCCCGTCGCAGCGCGAGCGTCTCCTCGATCGTCTGCGCGGGCGCCTCGTGGACGGCGTCATCGTGATCGCAGCATCCGAGCATCGCTCTCAGCTGCGCAACCGCGACGCGGCGCGAGCGCGTCTTGCCGCCATCGTGGCCGACGCGCTCAGACCGCCGGCTCCTGTCCGGCGACCGACCGCGCCGAGCCGCGGCGCGAAGAAGCGACGGCTCGAAGCAAAGCGTCGCCGTACCGACCTCAAGCAGCTGCGCCGGCCGCCGACCGACTGA
- a CDS encoding asparaginase: MPQTFPVADAVELAVVERSGFVESRHAGAAIVLAPDGIITATLGDTGSPILPRSSLKPLQALACLSAGAPLDGERLALATASHSGTDRHVAVVRDILGTAGVGEDALGCPAAWAGDQPTRDEMVRDGAQPARIRMNCSGKHAAMLLTCVTNAWDPAGYLDPQHPLQLHIREVAERLVGERFTDTAVDGCGAPVYAMSLAGLAKAIHRVGTASERSPFALHRSAGTLVRAVREHPWTIDGPGRPDTVVIERLGVFAKGGAEGVMVMVAPDGTTVALKMLDGSGRAATVVALRLLERANALASADVADAVSKLPLSISGGGQVVGAIRPAF; the protein is encoded by the coding sequence GTGCCGCAGACCTTCCCCGTCGCCGATGCCGTGGAGCTGGCCGTCGTCGAGCGAAGCGGGTTCGTGGAGTCACGGCACGCCGGCGCGGCAATCGTCCTCGCCCCGGACGGCATCATCACGGCGACGCTCGGCGACACCGGATCGCCGATCCTGCCGCGATCGAGCCTGAAGCCGCTGCAGGCGCTCGCCTGCCTTTCGGCGGGCGCCCCGCTCGATGGCGAACGGCTCGCGCTGGCCACCGCGAGCCACTCGGGCACGGATCGCCACGTCGCGGTCGTTCGCGACATCCTCGGCACCGCGGGTGTCGGCGAAGACGCGCTCGGATGCCCGGCCGCATGGGCGGGCGACCAGCCGACCCGCGACGAGATGGTCCGCGACGGCGCACAGCCCGCCCGCATCCGGATGAACTGCTCCGGAAAGCACGCCGCGATGCTCCTCACGTGCGTCACCAACGCCTGGGATCCGGCCGGCTACCTCGACCCGCAGCATCCGCTGCAGCTGCACATCCGCGAAGTGGCCGAGCGACTGGTCGGCGAGCGATTCACCGACACTGCGGTGGACGGGTGCGGCGCCCCCGTCTACGCGATGAGTCTGGCCGGCCTCGCCAAGGCGATCCATCGGGTCGGCACCGCGTCGGAGCGGTCCCCCTTCGCGTTGCACCGCTCGGCCGGGACACTGGTGCGCGCGGTGCGCGAGCACCCGTGGACCATTGACGGCCCCGGCAGGCCCGACACTGTCGTGATCGAGCGACTCGGCGTCTTCGCGAAAGGCGGCGCCGAAGGCGTCATGGTGATGGTCGCCCCGGATGGAACGACGGTCGCGCTCAAGATGCTCGACGGGAGCGGACGCGCGGCCACTGTCGTCGCGCTGCGCCTGCTCGAACGCGCGAACGCGCTGGCTTCTGCCGACGTGGCCGACGCGGTCTCGAAGCTTCCGCTGTCGATATCCGGCGGCGGGCAGGTGGTCGGGGCGATCCGCCCCGCCTTCTAA